Below is a genomic region from Streptomyces sp. NBC_00461.
CTGCCCAGCCTTCGGGCCAGCGCTTCGAGCAGGAAGGCCGGTACGGGCGGCCGGGGTGTGGTGCCCGACAGCCAGCGGGAGACCGTCGACCGGTCGCAGGCCAGCTGCTGTCCGTGTTCGGCGGCTACCACCTTGACGGCCGCGGCGAGCTGAGCCGGACTCCAGTCGGCTTCCTCCATGAGGTGACGCAGACGGGTGTTGGGTGTTCTGGGCACGTCCTGCCTCTCTGGCTCCGGTCGGCCAGAGAGGCCCCCGTTTTCACAAAGGTTCAAAGTTGCACTGGTTGCAGCGGATCCACCGCCTCGCCCCCCTGTGCGGCCCAAGCCCGGGTGACTGTACTGGATGTACCCGGCAGCCAAGCGCCCCCAACAACGGGGTGTGGCTTGCTGGGTTCGTTCTGGCCGTACCTGACCTGGACCCGGCGATAGGGAGGTGCCCGATGGGCGCTCCGGCACGTGACCGCTTGGGCGTCACGGATCTGGCCGGCCTGTACGGCCCGGACGCGGTCCGGGACACACCAGCCGCAGAGCTCCCCGCTCTGGCCGCGCGGATCCGCCGGTTTCTGATCGAGAAGGTGTGTGCGTCGGGCGGGCATCTGGGCCCGAACTGGGGGTGGTGGAGCTGACCCTCGCCCTGCACCGGGTGTTCGACGCGCCCCGGGACACGCTCGTCTTCGATACCGGGCACCAGGCGTACGTACACAAGCTGCCGACCGGCCGCGCCAAGGAGTTCGACGGTTTACGCCGGTCTGGCGGGCTATCCGGATCCCCGTCCCGAAGTGAATCGGTGCATGACCTGGTGGAGAACTCCCATGCCTCCACCGCCCTTTCCTACGCCGACGGCCTGGCCAAGGCGCGCGCCCTGAACGGCCAGAGGGAGCGGGCGGTCGTGGCGGTCATCGGCGATGGGGCGATGACCGGCGGCATGGTGTGGGAGGCACTGAACAACATCGGCGGCGCTCCCGACCGGCCGGTGATCGTGGTCCTCAACGACAACGGCTGTTCCTACGCCCCCACCACCGGGGCCCTGGCCCAGCACCTCACCGCCCTGAAGCAGAGCGGAGGAGCCGAGGCGTGCCAGAACCTGTTCACCGAGCTCGGCTTCACCTACTTCGGGCCCATCGACGGGCACAACACCAGCCAGATCGAGGCCGTTCTGCGGCGGGCGCGCGCCATGCGCCGTCACGTGGTGGTGCATGTGATGACCGTCAAGGGCAAGGGCTACGATCCGGCCGAGCACGATGAGGCGGACTGCCTGCACGGGGTGGGCACCGTCGATCCGGCCACCGGTCGCCCCGCCGCCCTGAGTTCCGCCGAGCCACGGTCGTGGACGAGTGTGTTCGGCGAGGCTCTCGTGGAGGCGGCGGCCGAGCGTGAGGAAATCGTCGCGATCACCGCTGCGATGCTGCGGCCCACCGGCCTGCACCCGATGGCCGAACGCTTCCCCGACCGGGTCTTCGATGTCGGCATCGCCGAACAGCACGCGGTCACCTCCGCGGCCGGTCTGGCGATGGGCGGCTTCCACCCCCGCTTCGCCTTACCCCGGCAACTGACCGCCCCCGACGGCCAGACGGGCACCACGTGAACGGCCGGGACAAGGCCGAAGAGGCAATCGAGCGGGGGCTGAGCTACCTCTCCCACCAGGTCGAAGGCAGGGGTATGCCGGCTGCCCAGCTTGCCACCGACCGTCTCTTTCATCATTGCTGCTCAGGCACCGAGGCCCGCGCGCGCGTGCTGCGACAGTTCGGCATCGACCTCGGGTTCAATCCGGCAGACGAGGCGTTCTCGGCCATGCTCGCCTTGTCAGTGCTGCCGGCACCTTGCCTGAGTCCCACGGCTGGTGCTGCGCTGGTCCGGCAGGTCGACAGCAGCCGCTGGCAGCACAGGTTCCGGTTCTTCCCGGCCGTCGGCCAATTCGCCGCCGATACCGACTGTACGGCTCACGCCGCCAGCGGCCTGTCCGCGCATGGCGCCATGCCCCGGCACAGGCTGCATGCCGTTGTGCGGGAACTGGGCGACGCAGCCGCCCCGCCCGCAACGGGATCCACCGAAAGGGGCCGTCGCCCCGGCCTGCATCCCGGGGTTGTGATGGTCTACTGGGACGATGGGGCCGAGCCGGGCGCCACACCCAGGGGACGCAAGCACGACCCCGTCGTCTGCGCCAATGCCCTGCACACCATGAGCCTGGCCACACCATCAGCGCTCACCGAGAATTGCCACCGGACCATGGCAGCCACCCTGGACTACGTCAGAGAGCATCTCGACTCCGGACGCTACCGGCACGGAACGCGCTACTACCCCTCACCCGACGCCTTCCTCCACGCGGCATCGCGCCTGTGCCTGCACACCACCGCACACATCGCCCCACTCACCGACGCCTTGCGGACCGCCCTCGTCCAGCGTGAGGCATACCTCACCACCCAGGAGGCAGCGGATGATCCACTCCAGTTGGCCCTGCGAACCATCGCGGCCAACAACCTTGCCCACACACACGCACAAGACGAACGGCGCGCCGCTCTCGTACGCCACCAACGACCCGATGGCTCCTGGCCCGCCCGCCCCTACTACCGCCTCGGTCGTGTGCCCCTGTACTTCGGCTCGCCACAGCTGACCACTCTCTTCGCCCTCGCAGCCCTGCACCCCCACAACCCACCACGCCGTGCCGCCGCCCTTCCACACACCGGCCAGACCAGTAAGGCACTGACACAATCTGAGGAGCCGCGATGAGTACCGATCTGCTCGCCCCGTACCGCATGATCAATCAGCGGCACCGTGACCTCACTCGGGAACTGCTCGCCTGGTCCCTCCGGCTGTGCTCTTGCGGGCAAGGCGCCGCCTGGCATGCCCAGACGGCCTACGTTGCGGCCACCTTCGAGACTTGTGGCGCACCATCCGATGCGACCCTGGACGAGAGCCTGCTCGGCGGGAAGTACATCGTCTTCTTCCTGTGCCTGGATGACGGTCCGACGGACCAACTGGCCAATCTGGAGCAGGAGCTGCGCAGTGGTCGCCCGGCGGCGAGTGGTGAGTGCGGCGTCCTGTGTCATGCGCTGCTGGACGAGATGAACAAGCGGGCCCTGGACACCCAGCAGTTCACGACTGAGCTTGCGGACTTCTGCTCCGCCATGGCCACGGAAGCCCAGCACGATGTCCGCACCATGACCGAGGAGCAATTCCATGCCCTGCGGCGGCAGACCATCGGCAACCAGCCGTACATCACCTGCTGGCGGGCTATCCGCGGCTTGCCCGTTCCCACCCCCGGGTCCGAAGCACAGGAGTTCAACGAGCTCGCGGTGGAGGCGGTCTACCTGGTCAACGATCTGGCGTCGATCACCAAGGATGAGGAGGAAGTACTGAAAGGAGCCGCTAACGCCTACGTGACATCCAACTGGGTCCTCTTCCACGCCCGGTCTCCAGGCGAACTGCATACCGCAATTGACACGGCCATCACGCGATACAGCCGCATCGTCGACACATTCGTCCACGCACCCCAAACGCCATTCGCATCCCTCTTGTCCAGCATCGTGGACGGCAACCTGGACGCACACCTCAGTCTGACCAGCATGCGCTACCCCGGATCGGCGCAAATCTTACGCGTACTCCCACATATCGGATCCTGAAGGCACCTCAGGAGCCCCGCCGAAGCGCGCCGGGAAGGCAAGAGGGGCTTGCGCACCGCTCACGACGAAGCACGTGCAGGACGGGCGTCTGCCATCGCCCAGGAACAGCGGGCTGAGGGCTCACCTCCGGCTCATCCACGTGAAAGTGCAGTTCAGTGCCATGCTGCGACCCGATGGGGGCGCCCTCTCAAGACGCGGCCGGCCGTCCGCCGAGTGGCGGCAGGGTAGCAATACATCCCAGGTCTTAGGGAGGAGCGGAACCAGCCGTACGTCGGAAAGGCTCACGTCGATTCGATGTAACCGCAGATAATCTCTCTGATGGAGATCCTTGCTGTGTGAAGTATGGACAACGCCGCCTGCGCACCCTATAAATACATCCCATGTTCCAGGTCCTTGTTGTTACAGGCCGGACATCTCCTCGACGCTTCAAGGCAGGGGCTGACATGGCCATGACGGATCAACGTGGCTTCGCAAGCAGAAAGCGCGGGGCGGGATGGCCGAGTTGACGACTGCTGGAGACGTGGGCGACCAGGACGGCGATGCCTGGCCGTACTTGAGTGAGCGGGAACTCGCAGCCGGGGAGGCTTCGATGTCGAACTCGGCGATCGCCCGAGTCCGAGTATTCCAGCGCCGCGAATCGGCCCTGGGCACTCCTTCCGGGCGCAAGCCAATTGACTCAAAGGCGGCGTAACCAGGCCTAACCGGACGCGCCTTGCTCCCCGTGGTGGCGAACGTGCCGGCACATGTGGGCGAGCTTACTTTCATCGCCGGCTCATTTAGTGACGACATGAACTGCCAGGTGTCCGGACGGAAGCAAGTCGGTCGTCGATCGCATTCGCCACTCCAGCGTGCACAACCAGGCCTTGCCCGGCCGGCGGATGGGAGCGCTCTCATTTTCAGATCCGACACCGAGAGGTACTCATGCACGAGCACAGGCCACCACCGCGCCGGAGACGGTTCGCGCAATTGTTCGCATCTGTCGTAGCGCTGCTCGCCGCGGCCCTTGCGGCGCCGCAATCGGCGTCCGCCACGACGGTGTCGGACATCAACGGGTCTACCGCGGGCAACGCCGCGATCAGGTCGGTCGACCTGGCCGGAACGTGGAGCTTCACGCCGAAGGGCCGCGCGGCGACGTCGATCACCGTGCCCGGCGGCGGTTGGTACAAGCAGGGCTTCACCGACGTGAACGAGGCGACGTACTCGCGCACCGTGACCGTGCCGGACACGGGGCAGCCGCAGTCGGTGTGGATCGAGTTCGGCGCGGTGAACCATCAGGCGACGCTGTCGGTGGACGGGCAGGTGGTCGCCACCCAGACCACCTCCTTCACGCAGTCGAACTTCGACATATCCGCCTTCGCCGCCCCTGGCACCACCCACACGATCAGCGTGAACGTCAAGGGCCGCTATGCCCTGATGAACGGGAGCCGGACCCTGGTTCCCGACGCCGCCCAGTGGTCCGAGGCGATCCCCCAGGGCATCTACCGCTCGGCGTTCCTGCGCGTGTATCCGGCGGTGTACGTCAGCGACGCGTTCGTGCGCACCTCCGTGGCCAACCAGACCCTCAGCTACGACGTGTCCGTGACGAACAGCTCCGGCAGTTCGCGGTCGGTGACGCTGACCGGCACGCTGGCCTCGGACAACAGCACGTCGTTCAACTACCCGTCGCTGCCCAGCAAGACGGTCACCGTGGCCGCCCACTCGACCGCCAAGGTGACGGTCGGCCCGGTGGCGTGGAACCTCGGCTCCTCCTCCTACTGGTGGCCGAACGTGCCCTACCGCTCCGGGTACCGCGCCCAGCTGCACCAGCTGTCGGTGCACGCGTCCACCGACGACGGCCGCACCAGCGACGCCTCCTACCGGTTCGGGTTCCGGGAGACCACCCAGAACGGCGAGTACTACTACCTCAACGGCGTGCGCGTGAACTTCCGCGGTGACAGCCTGCAGGGCGCGGACTACGACCGGATCGACAACGGCGGCAAGGGCGACGCCTATGACACGCTGCCCGGCTTCCTCCCGCCGTCCACGGGCAACGGCGGCTGGCCGCAGGCGGTCGACAACTATCAGCGGCTCAACTACAACGTGGTCCGCATCCACCAGGAGCCGGCCAGCCCGTACATGCTCGACGTGGCCGACGAGATGGGCCTGATGGTCATCGACGAGACCGCGATCCGCGGCACCTGCAGCTGCCAGGACTTCGTCGCAGGGCACGACAACATGGTCAACCACGCCCGGGCGCTGACGCTGCGTGACCGCAACCACCCGGCGATCATCCGCTGGAGCCAGAGCAACGAGGCGGACTACAGCAGCTTCGACTCCGAGTCGTTCGAAAAGGACCTGTACGCGGCGATGAACGGCAACGACGGCACCCGGCCGATCAGCGTCGACACCGGCTCGGCAACCAACCCGTACCCCAACATGCTGAACGGCAACTTCGCCGTCTACTCCCACTACATCGACGGCATCGGCAAGTACGGCGAGGCGCGCGCCAACCTGACCGGCCGGCCCGACGGTGAGGGCGAGTACGTCTGGGACAAGTCCAACACCAAGCAGGGCTTCGAATGGTTCGCCACCGCGACGATCGCCAAGCGCGCCAAGGACGCCAGCGACCTGCGCCCCTACACCCTGCTGTCCGGCTGGGCCAGTTTCGTGCCCGGCGTGAAGAGCACCGACTTCGTCCCCGAAGAGGGCGGCCATCCCGTCTACGGCGCGGACAACCTGTCCGACCCGTGGAGCAACCCGCAGATCCAGCGGATCCAGGCCGCGTTCAACCCGGTCGCCGCCGTCGACCTGCCGTACTGGTCGGCCTCCGGCCAGTCGGACACCAACGGCACCTTCCCGCTCCCGCAGGCGGTGGACACCTACTCCTTCAACAAGACCGTCACCCGGAACATCACCGTCTTCAACGACGATCTCAGCGGTACCTCCGTCGGCCTCAACTGGAAGGCGCGACTCGACAAGCCCGACGGCACGGTCATCGCGTCCGGAAGCGAACCCCTCACCATCCCGCTCGGCTCCCGGGTCAGCCAGCCGATCTCGTTCACCACGCCCGCCAGCGGTAACCGCGTCTACCTGGAGCTGTCGACCACGAAGTCGGGCAGCACCACGTTCACCGACTCGGTCGAGTACCTCAACCTGGGCAACCCGACGACCAGTGTGGACGACGCCGCCACCGCGGTGACCTACACCGGCAGTTGGAGTCACGCGAGCGACGAGAGCGGCCCGTACGCCGGCACGAACTCCTACAGTGACGTCACGGGCGACAAGTCGACGCTGAGCTTCGTCGGTACCGGCGTCACGCTGCACGCCGTGACCGCGCCCAGCCACGGCATCGTGGGCATCTCCATCGACGGCGGGGCGGAGACGCTGGTCGACGAGTACTCGGCGGACCGTACCGGCGACGTCGCGGTGTGGACCAGCCCCCGGCTCGCCTCCGGCACGCACACGATCAGCGTGCGTGTCACTGGCACCCAGCGGGCCGCTGCGACGCACGACTGGGCCACCGTTGACCGCTTCGAGATCGCCAACCAACCCAAGGAGGGCACGAACTACCGCATCGTCAACCGCAACAGCGGCAAGCCGCTCGCCGTGGCCGGCGGGTCGACCGCGGACGGCGCGCTGGTCGTCCAGACGGCAAATGGCGGCGCCTGGACCATCGACGCCGCTCCCGGGGGCGCGTACACACTGAAGTACGTCAGTAGCGGCAAGGCGCTCGATGTCGACGGCTACTCCTCGACCGTCGGGCTCCAGCTCCAGCAGTGGACACCCACCGGCGGCACCAACCAGCAGTGGTACCTGCGGCCCACGGGCGACGGGTACTTCACCGTCGTCAGCCACGACAGCGGGCTGGTGGCGGACGTGTACGGCTGGGACACCGGCGACGGCGCCAAGGTCGTGCAGTACACATCCGGCGGCGGCGCCAACCAGCAATGGAAGCTGATACCGGCGTGATCCTTTCACGACCATCACCCGCATCCTGACGGCTGCGGAACCCGACGTGCGGTCGGCCGGGCACCCGGCCGACCGCACGCCTCTGTCCCCGTGGACATACAGCAACGACCCGAACAGTGTGGGGCGGCCCCAGGGCCAGGGGTGTTGCAAAGTCCGGTGATCTTGTAGTTGCGCTGGTCAGGCGATGCCCAGGAGGGCGAGCGGGCGGGTGAACGGCTCGTAGGAGACGTGCCGGATGCCAGCGGCGATGTTGCGGTGTCCAGCGGCGCGGAGGGTGTTGATCGCCAGGTTGCGCAGGGCCGCCATGTTCTCGGGTCCATGGCCGGTGCGGATCTTCGAGGCGTCCTCGGCGAAGGTGGTGTCGCGGACGAAGTGCAGCCGGTTCTCGATGGTCCACTGCGACCTGGCGAGTTGGCCCAGGCGCTGGGGCGAGGCCTGATGCGAGGTCAGGTCCGTGATCGCGTAGACGGCCTGGCGGCTGATGACACCGGTCGTGAGATTCGTGCGGTAACGCAGGATGCGCACGGCCTGGGCGGCGTGCGGGAAGTCCAGGCCGAGGTCGGTCACGGTGAGGGCTCTGGTCGCCCGGGTTTCCCGGCGGCCGTGGCCGATCTCGCGGTCGTAGCGGCGGGCGGTGACGTCCTTCCACGGCAGCGATCGCAGCCGGCGGTGCAGCTCGGGCTGGTTGGCCTTGACCACCAGCAGGTAGTGCGCCTTCTTCTCCTCCACCAGGAAGCACGCGTGGGCGCGCTGGGTGTGCAGGGCAACGGCCGTGACCGTGACCCCCGTCAGGTCGAAGGGCGCCAGTAGCGCGGCGAAGCAGGTGATCTCATTAGTCTTGTCAGGCACCCGCAGTTGGGTCACGGTCCGGCCGTCGCCGGTCATCGCGGCCAGCAGGTGGGCCGCGGGCGTCTGGCCGCGTCGGGAGCCGCGGGCGGTCTTGCCGTCGATCGCCACCGAGTCCGAGCCGGCAGGGGCAGCGCCGGTCAGATCGGCCAGACCACCGGGGCACACCAGACCGACAACCCTCCGAATCGTGGCGGCACTCGGCGCGACGCGTACGCTCAACGCCCCCGCGACCCGGGCACCCAGGCGGGCCAGGGCATGCTGCGGCGCGTTCGCGGACCACTGGCCGATGGCCGTATATGAGCGTGCTCCGGCGACCACTGCCGAGGCGGCAACCAGCAGCACCGCCACGAACGGGTGACGCACCCCTCGGCGCCGACGCGGATCCGGCAGCAGCCGCAACCGCTCCACCAGCGACAACCCCGCCATGCCCTCCAGGGTGGGCGACTTGACCAGACAGACGGTGGCAGACTGACGACACATCGAAGCTCCGGCGGTACGAGGCGACTTGGGAAGGTCACCCCGTTCAACCGGAGCTTCGTTGCGTTTGTGACGGCCTGGCCCGCCCCCCCCTTGGACCGCCGCGACCTACTGACTCACGTGATCACCGGACTTTGAAATGCCGCTCGGTTGACAATTGGCGAGAGCCGGGATGCATCCGAGCGATCGGCTCCGCGGTCAGTCCGTGACCGCTCGGTCAGGTTTCGGTGGGTCGCGCGTCACTCGGCGTCGGGCCCGGCGAGGGGTGGACGGCTTCACGCTCGGTGGCGGCCTGGTGGAGGAGCATCACCTGGTAGCCGCCGACCCGCTCGGGTTCCTGGCCGGTGAACCGTGCGACCACGGTGCCGTCGGGTGTGGTGAGGGTGCGGCTCGTTCCCGATTGGCGGTACTCGCCGCTCCCCGACTCCCAGGCCTCGCTGGTGATGGTGATGTCCGACCAGCGGATGGGGCGCATGGTGTGGCTACTGCCGATCACGAGGCCGTCTTCGAAGCAGTAGAGGCGCTCCAGGCGGCCTCCTCGGCGTCGCTCGAAGCGGGGCCACAGGGCGAGGCCGGCCATGCCCAATCCCATGAACAGCCCACCGGTGATGAGTACCTCGTCGGGCCAGAGCGGGGCACCGAGGACCAGCAGGTAGCTGGAGGCTCCGAGGAACAACAGGCCCATCGTCATGAAGAACCCGTCGCCGACTGTGGACTTCGGGACCGCGAAGCCCTGGTAACGGCCCAGGGCGCCGGCGGCTCCCACCGCCAGCGCCGCCTCGTGTTCGCTCATGTGCCCCTCCCCGCCTCCACGGCCCGCCCCCGTCGTGCGGGGTCCCGCCCTTTCCTGGGGAGACGATGGGGAACGCGTGGGGGTTCCGCGACCAACGTGGCACGCCCCGCCGCGGAGGTGGATGCCTCCACCGCCATGTTCCCCGGCCCGGGGGCGCGCAGCAGGCCCTACGCTACGGGACAGCAGCAGGACGCGACCGGGGGCGACGTGAGGAGTACGCAGAAGGGCATGGCCGAGTGGGGCTATGAGCTGTTCATGGAGCGGTACCGCGAGCGGCGCTACGGCCTCGCTCGGGAGGGTGATGCCGGAAAGGGCGTCCTCCCGGGCGGATTCGCACCGTGTTTGGTAACCCTGTTCCGGTTGCTGGCGTCACGGGACGCGGATGGTGCCCGCGAGCCCGTTCCGTTGTGGCATCTCAGGGCACTCGCCCGGACCGGTCACCTCGCGCGTGCGGCCGAGCTGGCGTTCACGATCAGCGACGAGCCCAAGCAGGGCGAAGCGCTGCTGGCGCTGGTGGAGGAGGCGGCCGGCGCGGGAGACCTGCTCGGGGCCCAGGCGCTGGTCGACTCGATCCGTGTGAGGGACTGCCACGATCGTGCCCTGGTCGCGCTGGTGCCGGCGTGGGCCAGGGCCGGTGAACTCGACCGAGCCCTCGCGCTGGCGGAGCGGGTCCGCTATCCGCACAACTGGAGCATCACCTGGGCCCTCCTGGCGAAAGCACTGGCGGACACCGGGGACTTCCGCCGCGCGCTCGACTTCGCCGACCGCGCCGCGGGCAGTGCGTCCTCACGGGTGCTCACCCTCCTTCTCGACGTGGCCACCGCGGCCGGCGACCACGTCCGGGCCGGTGACCTCGTCGACCGTCTGGAGGACCTCGCCCGGGGACCCGACGCTCGGGGGTACGACCGGGGCGGGCCGCGGCCGCTGACGGCGATCCTGGTCCCCGAGGTCGGCCGCGGCGACCTGGACCGGCTCGACGCCCTCCTGCGCCGTCCGGGCATATCGCCCCTCTACCCCGCAGTCATGGTCGACGTGCTGGAGGCGGCTTCTGAGACCGCCGAAGTGGACGTGGTCCTTGCGCTGGTGGAGCGGACGCAGACACTGCTCGACGCCTGCAGCCCCACCTCCTGGCACGCCGACGACCTGCGGACGGCGGCGGCGCTGATGCTGGCCCGGCACGGTCGGGTCGAGTGGGCCATGGCCTTCGCCGACGCGATGAACGCCCCCCACCGCCGTGCGGGTTGGCAGGCGGAGATCGTCGGGGAGCTGGCCCGCGGCGGGGACACGGGCCGGGCCGAGACGCTCGCCCACGCGATCACTGACCGACGGGCACGAGCCAGAGCACTGATCGCCGTGGTCGAGGAGTTGGCCCGGCGCGGGGAGACGGACCGAGCCCAGGCGCTCACCCGGGCGATCCCCGACCTCTGGGCGCGGGGGCACGCACTGGTCCCCGTGGTCGAGGAGTTGGCCCGGCGCGGGGAGACGGAGCGGGCCGAGGCGCTCGCCGACACGATCGCCTTCCGCGAGACACGGGACCGCGCCCTGTTCGTCGTCGCGGGGCTGGCCGCGCCGTCCGACGCCCGCAGGCTCGCCGCACGACTCGCCGCGCTCGGCGGCTGGTACGGGATCACCGGTCTCCTGGAACAGTTGGCACCCCAGGGGATAACAGCGGTCACCGATGCCTTGACCGCGTGACCCGTGACGGCGTAACGGTGGGCCCCCGGGACCGGTCACCCTGGGCCGCGGCAGGAGAGCGCCTCGCACGCTCCTGGGCATCGCCTCACCAGGGCAACTACAAGATCACCGGACTTTGCAACACCCCTGGCCCCAGGGCCCTCGCCCCGCCACGCACCTTGCCCCCGGCAAAAGAGGCCGTATCCGGCCCAAGGGCGACACTTTCGGAAAGCTGAAGCGCTTCCCGCAAGAGAGTTTCGATACTACGGTCGCGCAAGATCCAGATCTTATTCCCGATCATCCGGAGGGTCGCGCATGTCCGCGCGCTACTTCGAAAGCTTCGCACCCGGCAGCGGCAGGCTCACGCCTCGCTCGGCCCTCGACTCCGACGCCCCCAGGCTCGACCTCGACGGTGCGTGGGCATTCCGGTTCTCGACGACGCTGCGTCCGGAACCGGACGGGTTCGAGGACCCGGAGTTCGACGACGGCTCCTGGGACCGGCTGCCCGTGCCCTCGCACTGGCAACTGCACGGCTACGGGCGGCCCGTCTACCTCAACATCTCCTACCCGATCCCGGTGGACCCGCCCTTCGTCCCGGACGAGAACGAGACCGGGGACTACCGCCGGGTCTTCGACCTGCCCGCCTCCTGGGAGGGCAGCCGTGCCGTGCTGCGCTTCGAGGGGGTGGACTCCTGCGCCCGGATCTGGCTCAACGGCCGCGAGCTGGGCGTGACGTACGGCAGCCGCCTGCCCGCCGAGTTCGACGTGACCGCGGTGCTGCGGCCGGGCCGCAACGTGCTTGCGGTCCGGGTGCACCAGTTCTCCGCGGGCAGTTACCTGGAGGACCAGGACACCTGGCGCCTGTCGGGCATCTTCCGGAACGTCTGGCTCCAGGCACGTCCCGCCGGCGGGGTCCGGGACGTGTTCGTGCACGCCGGCTACGACACCGTCACCGGCGAGGGCCGACTGCGTGTGGAGGCCGACGCGGAAGCGCCCGTACGGATCAGCGTTCCCGCCCTCGGCGTCCACGACCGACCTGTCACCGACGAGTTCGTCTTCCCCGCGGTGCGTCCCTGGAGCGCGGAGGACCCGCAGCTCTACGAAGCGGACCTGGCCACCGACAGCGAGCGGGTGCGCATCCGGTTCGGGTTCCGCACCGTCGCCGTCGGCGAGGACGGCGTGCTCCGGGTCAACGGCCGCCGGGTGGTGCTGCGCGGGGTCAACCGGCACGAGTTCGACCCCGACCACGGCCGCACGCTGTCCCTGGACACCATGCGCCGCGACGTGGAGCTGATGAAGCGGCACAACATCAACGCCGTACGCACCGCCCACTACCCGCCGCATCCGGCCTTCCTCGACCTGTGCGACGAACTGGGCCTGTGGGTCATGGTCGAGTGCGATCTGGAGACCCACGGCTTCGAGCATGCCGACGAGGAGCGCTGGCAGCGCAACCCCTCCGACGACCCGCGCTGGCACGACGCCTTCATGGACCGCGTCGAGCGCACCGTCGAACGGGACAAGAACCATCCGAGCGTCATCATGTGGTCGCTCGGCAACGAGGCCGGGGACGGCCGCAACCTGCGCGCCATGGCCGAGTGGGTCCACCGCCGGGACCCGTCCCGCCCGCTCCACTACGAGGGCGACCGGCTCGGCGAGTACACCGACGTGCACGCCGAGATGTACCGTCCACCCGCCGCCGTCGCGAGGATCGGCCGCGGCCTGCTGCTGCCGGGTGAGATCTCCTACCCGGCCCGCCCCGGCTCCGGCGATCCGGCGGACGACCCGCGCAACCGCAAGCCATACCTGCTCACCGAGTTCGCGCACGCGATGGGCAACGGCCCCGGCGGACTGGCCGAGTACGCGCAGCTGTGGGACGAGTACCCGCGGTTGCAGGGCGGCTGGGTCTGGGAGTGGATGGACCAGGGGCTGCGTACCCGCGACGCACAGGGCCAGGAGCACTTCGGATACGGCGGCGACTTCGGCGAGGAGCTGCACGACGGCAACTTCATCTGCGACGGCCTGGTCTTCCCCGACCGCAGCGCCTCCCCGGGTCTGCTGGAGTACGCCAAGGTGATCGCGCCCGTGCGCATCGGCCCGGGCCCGCAGCCGGGCACGCTCGCGGTGGAGAACCACTACGACGTGCTGGACCTG
It encodes:
- a CDS encoding glycoside hydrolase family 2 TIM barrel-domain containing protein, yielding MSARYFESFAPGSGRLTPRSALDSDAPRLDLDGAWAFRFSTTLRPEPDGFEDPEFDDGSWDRLPVPSHWQLHGYGRPVYLNISYPIPVDPPFVPDENETGDYRRVFDLPASWEGSRAVLRFEGVDSCARIWLNGRELGVTYGSRLPAEFDVTAVLRPGRNVLAVRVHQFSAGSYLEDQDTWRLSGIFRNVWLQARPAGGVRDVFVHAGYDTVTGEGRLRVEADAEAPVRISVPALGVHDRPVTDEFVFPAVRPWSAEDPQLYEADLATDSERVRIRFGFRTVAVGEDGVLRVNGRRVVLRGVNRHEFDPDHGRTLSLDTMRRDVELMKRHNINAVRTAHYPPHPAFLDLCDELGLWVMVECDLETHGFEHADEERWQRNPSDDPRWHDAFMDRVERTVERDKNHPSVIMWSLGNEAGDGRNLRAMAEWVHRRDPSRPLHYEGDRLGEYTDVHAEMYRPPAAVARIGRGLLLPGEISYPARPGSGDPADDPRNRKPYLLTEFAHAMGNGPGGLAEYAQLWDEYPRLQGGWVWEWMDQGLRTRDAQGQEHFGYGGDFGEELHDGNFICDGLVFPDRSASPGLLEYAKVIAPVRIGPGPQPGTLAVENHYDVLDLSHLRFTWSLEGDGTELARGVLPTPEVTAGERGRLPVPPLDPSARDEGGELWLTVQAELAKPADWAAEGHAVAWGQLQLSSAGRRRPTGAPVAARIAGEHVLLGPGRFDRTTGSLLRIGAAAVRGPRLNLWRAPTDNDLGWSQRDAAYWKGRGLDRLRHRTVSVETGPDGLTVVVRSAAAAAVCGYLTTYRWDSDGERLRVRVETEPVGHWPERGDDFADTMVDPELPPEEYAEQVRRDKSRSLARIGLDWELPEDFSHVEWFGTGPGEAYPDSRQAVRVGRFRATVDEMQTPYVRPQENGNRADVRWAAIGDGAGRGIRVEGGEVFHLAARRWTDRRLDAARHQHELIPDPVVHLHTDHAVQGLGTAAVGPGVLPPHRLELGPARFTFVLTPLGSV